One genomic segment of Gossypium arboreum isolate Shixiya-1 chromosome 3, ASM2569848v2, whole genome shotgun sequence includes these proteins:
- the LOC108488764 gene encoding S-adenosylmethionine decarboxylase proenzyme 4-like: MAVSGFEGFEKRLELHFFGDDNDPTVTTMGLRLLDFESLENVLRVVQCTVVSAVGNHFFDAYVLSESSLFVYPTKIIIKTCGTTQLLKSIRPLIHLAKNLGLTICGCRYTRGTFIFPKSQPFPHINFKQEVIYIEENLPNNLCFRKASVMPSKNPSYSWHVFSAASDNGAHFSDGEFTMEVCMTELDRVLARKFFKTGGDSAAKEMTELTGIGNINPRALICDFVFDPCGYSMNGVDGDRYSTIHVTPEDGFSYASFEYVGSVYDDQDDIVETLKKAVQVFKPATVSVSTTSHRREVWTRVAHAMEPLGLKCRSFAMDEFPTAGTVVFQTFTAARRK, encoded by the coding sequence atGGCTGTTTCAGGTTTCGAAGGGTTTGAGAAACGCTTAGAGCTCCATTTCTTTGGGGACGATAATGATCCAACGGTCACCACAATGGGACTTAGGCTGCTTGATTTTGAATCACTGGAAAATGTGTTACGTGTCGTTCAATGCACTGTCGTTTCGGCTGTCGGGAACCATTTCTTCGATGCTTACGTGTTGTCTGAATCCAGTTTGTTTGTTTACCCCACTAAGATCATCATCAAAACATGTGGGACCACTCAGTTACTCAAATCGATTCGGCCGTTGATTCACTTGGCCAAAAATCTCGGCCTTACGATATGCGGGTGTAGGTACACCCGAGGTACTTTCATCTTCCCTAAATCACAGCCTTTCCCTCATATTAACTTCAAACAAGAAGTTATTTACATTGAAGAAAATCTCCCCAACAATCTTTGCTTTCGAAAAGCTTCCGTTATGCCTTCCAAGAACCCTTCGTATTCGTGGCATGTTTTCTCCGCCGCTTCTGACAACGGAGCTCATTTCTCCGACGGTGAATTCACCATGGAAGTTTGCATGACGGAGCTCGACCGAGTCTTGGCTCGGAAATTCTTCAAAACCGGTGGAGACTCAGCTGCTAAAGAAATGACCGAGTTGACTGGGATCGGCAACATTAACCCTCGAGCTTTGATTTGCGATTTCGTGTTTGATCCTTGTGGGTACTCCATGAATGGCGTCGACGGTGATCGGTACTCCACGATCCATGTCACACCTGAAGATGGGTTCAGTTACGCTAGCTTCGAGTATGTTGGGTCCGTTTACGATGACCAAGACGACATTGTTGAGACCTTGAAGAAGGCGGTTCAAGTTTTCAAGCCAGCGACAGTTTCTGTTTCAACGACGAGCCATCGCCGTGAAGTTTGGACCAGGGTAGCTCATGCCATGGAACCATTAGGACTCAAATGCCGGAGTTTTGCTATGGATGAGTTCCCCACCGCCGGTACCGTGGTCTTCCAAACGTTCACGGCGGCTCGCCGGAAATAA